From the genome of Aphanothece sacrum FPU1, one region includes:
- a CDS encoding serine/threonine-protein kinase: MSYCVNPSCPQPKNPNNVQVCQTCGCQLRLNNRYQPLGILGKGGFGATFGAADLTLPGTPICVVKQLRPATDDPQIYKMAKELFEREAQTLGIVGNHPQVPRLLDYFEQNQEFYLVQEYVKGYNLHQEVKKSGTLSEAGIKQFLTELLPILQYIHSQKVIHRDIKPANLIRSHKDRKLVLIDFGAVKNQVNSMIANSSSAQTALTAFAVGTAGFAPPEQMAMRPVYASDIYAVGVTCIYLLTGQTPKDIGCDPETGEIAWNNYVRISDSLTKVLKKMLEITVKHRYKSAQEVLDAMAMAPYDEGMQQGMTTMITGFSSSASTRINTGVINRSTQSQSFGQPNTKISSGMPVSAINTEVGGTVSTSMGAGAMAPVGNVGYNFAPIARRRGSSSNNNASESSIKKPTKWNPKTILMAYEKGRRDFAQQELNDLDLNKAFLPGINFYESKLSRANLQGAELSRADFGRANLSQTIMKNANLSDAYLGYADLSGADLRGANLFGANLKYANLQGTNLCGVDLSSAQVTESQLASAKTNWRTVMPNGKRGSW; this comes from the coding sequence ATGAGCTACTGTGTAAATCCTTCCTGTCCACAGCCGAAAAACCCCAATAATGTCCAGGTTTGTCAAACCTGTGGCTGTCAATTACGTCTTAACAACCGTTATCAACCATTAGGTATCTTGGGGAAAGGGGGTTTTGGAGCAACCTTTGGGGCCGCTGATTTGACTCTACCGGGGACTCCCATCTGTGTAGTAAAACAATTACGTCCAGCCACAGATGACCCTCAAATTTATAAAATGGCCAAAGAATTATTTGAACGAGAGGCTCAAACTTTAGGCATTGTGGGAAATCATCCCCAAGTTCCCCGATTACTCGACTATTTTGAGCAAAATCAGGAATTTTATCTCGTCCAAGAATACGTCAAAGGTTATAACCTTCACCAGGAAGTCAAAAAGAGTGGAACACTTAGTGAAGCAGGAATTAAACAATTTTTAACCGAACTCTTACCCATTCTGCAATACATCCACTCTCAAAAGGTGATTCACCGTGATATTAAACCCGCTAACCTAATTCGCTCTCATAAAGATCGTAAACTAGTTTTAATCGATTTTGGGGCCGTTAAAAATCAAGTTAACTCTATGATAGCTAACAGTTCCTCTGCTCAAACTGCGTTAACTGCTTTTGCGGTGGGAACAGCTGGTTTTGCCCCTCCTGAACAAATGGCCATGCGTCCGGTTTATGCGAGCGATATTTATGCGGTTGGTGTTACCTGTATTTATTTATTAACGGGACAAACTCCTAAAGATATTGGTTGTGACCCAGAAACCGGAGAAATTGCTTGGAATAATTATGTACGAATCAGTGACTCTTTGACTAAAGTCCTGAAAAAAATGCTAGAAATCACCGTCAAACATCGCTATAAATCAGCACAAGAAGTGTTAGATGCGATGGCAATGGCTCCCTATGATGAAGGGATGCAGCAAGGTATGACGACGATGATCACTGGATTTAGTTCTTCTGCCAGTACACGAATTAATACTGGTGTTATTAATCGTTCGACACAATCCCAAAGTTTTGGCCAACCTAATACTAAGATCTCGTCAGGAATGCCTGTTTCTGCCATTAATACAGAAGTCGGTGGTACTGTTTCTACTTCTATGGGAGCGGGTGCAATGGCTCCTGTGGGTAACGTGGGTTATAATTTCGCCCCTATTGCCCGTCGTCGTGGCAGTTCCAGTAACAATAATGCTTCTGAAAGCTCAATCAAGAAACCTACTAAATGGAATCCTAAAACTATCTTAATGGCTTATGAAAAAGGACGACGAGATTTTGCTCAACAGGAATTAAATGATCTTGATCTTAATAAGGCTTTTCTCCCAGGAATTAATTTTTATGAATCAAAATTAAGCCGTGCTAATTTACAAGGGGCTGAATTATCTCGTGCTGATTTTGGGCGAGCTAATTTAAGTCAAACTATTATGAAAAATGCCAATTTAAGTGATGCTTATCTAGGTTATGCTGATTTGAGTGGGGCGGATTTACGAGGGGCTAATTTGTTTGGTGCTAATCTTAAATATGCTAATTTACAAGGAACTAATCTCTGTGGTGTTGATTTGAGTTCGGCTCAAGTTACTGAATCTCAATTAGCCTCAGCTAAAACTAATTGGAGAACGGTTATGCCTAATGGTAAACGAGGTAGTTGGTAA
- a CDS encoding alpha/beta fold hydrolase, which yields MNELIQFIFLGITTSYHVWASWRDPYRKNPPGQLIDMGGYNLHIYCQGQGDITVILDHSLGGIDGYFLIEDIAKITKVCIYDRGGYGWSDASPKKRCSQVIVQELDELLQRANIQPPYLLVGDSFGSYNMRLYAHYFPEKVRGLIFTDGLHEEGMLTLSPQLKLLKLFFISGFFLSIFGSILGLVRLLGTLKIFELIKPELKQFSPTILAKVKRSFYHYQHWLTMGQEMINLDLSGQQMRKANDLGDLPLISIKAKTFFKSSPWNFYLPLKAADQLRDKMQIAILNISSNSQQIQAYNSSHFVWIDEPEIIISAIKQLIDNS from the coding sequence ATTAATGAGTTAATTCAGTTTATATTTTTAGGAATAACAACAAGTTATCATGTTTGGGCAAGTTGGCGAGATCCTTATCGAAAAAATCCTCCAGGACAATTAATCGATATGGGAGGATATAACCTACATATTTATTGTCAAGGACAAGGAGATATTACCGTTATTCTTGATCATAGTTTAGGAGGAATTGATGGTTATTTTTTAATAGAAGATATTGCCAAAATAACTAAAGTATGTATTTATGATAGAGGGGGATATGGTTGGAGTGATGCAAGTCCGAAAAAACGATGTAGTCAAGTCATTGTTCAAGAATTAGACGAACTTTTACAACGAGCTAATATTCAACCACCTTATCTCTTAGTTGGAGATTCTTTTGGCAGTTATAATATGCGACTGTATGCTCATTATTTCCCTGAAAAAGTAAGGGGACTTATTTTCACAGATGGATTACATGAAGAAGGAATGTTAACTCTTTCTCCTCAACTAAAGTTACTAAAATTATTTTTTATTTCAGGATTTTTTCTGTCTATATTTGGCTCAATATTAGGTTTAGTTAGATTATTAGGAACTTTGAAAATCTTTGAATTAATTAAACCCGAATTAAAACAATTTTCTCCTACTATTTTAGCAAAAGTTAAACGTTCTTTTTATCATTATCAACATTGGTTAACCATGGGACAAGAGATGATTAATTTAGATCTAAGTGGTCAACAAATGAGGAAAGCTAATGATTTAGGAGATCTACCGTTAATTAGTATTAAAGCAAAAACCTTTTTTAAGTCTTCTCCTTGGAACTTTTATTTACCTTTAAAAGCGGCAGATCAATTGAGAGATAAAATGCAGATAGCTATCCTAAATATTTCGTCAAATTCTCAACAAATTCAAGCTTATAATAGTAGTCATTTTGTGTGGATAGATGAACCAGAAATCATTATTTCGGCGATTAAACAATTAATTGATAATAGTTAA
- the lysS gene encoding lysine--tRNA ligase has translation MSANQSQPEPHSSSSLEEIRATRLEKVEQLKQLGLNPYAYKWESTHQAGPLQEKYADLENGEEVEIEVAIAGRILARRVFGKLAFFNLQDETGTIQLYLDKTCIQTHMNELPNAFENVKKLTDTGDILGVKGTIKRTEKGELSVKVRDYTILTKSLLPLPDKWHGLTDTEKRYRQRYVDLIVNPQVRQTFRRRAEITASIRRYLDNQGFIEIETPVLQTEAGGAEARPFITYHNTLEMDLYLRIATELHLKRLIVGGFEKVFEMGRIFRNEGVSTKHNPEFTSIELYQAYADYNDMMELTENLITTAAKEVLGTLKITYQEVDIDLSTPWRRVTMQDIVKEKSGLDFTEFTTFEEAKKAAKKAGLEIPDSCKTMGKLLNEAFEQTVEETLIQPTFITDFPVEISPLAKPHRSKKGLVERFELYVVGRELANSFSELTDPIDQRQRLEEQAAQKAAGDLEAHSVDEDFLTALEYGMPPTGGLGIGIDRLVMLLTDSASIRDVIAFPLLKNQSAAVKSFDYDAEKKVLRVEFTNGSIYQYHDVPKLVYQELEKSPSKGQYFNAQIRDKFGFDREV, from the coding sequence ATGTCTGCGAATCAATCCCAACCTGAACCACATTCATCTTCTAGTTTAGAAGAAATTCGCGCTACACGCCTTGAGAAAGTAGAACAATTAAAACAATTAGGATTAAATCCCTACGCTTATAAATGGGAATCAACCCATCAAGCGGGCCCATTACAAGAAAAATATGCTGATCTCGAAAATGGGGAAGAAGTTGAGATAGAAGTAGCGATCGCCGGTCGAATTTTAGCTCGTCGTGTCTTTGGAAAACTTGCCTTTTTTAACTTACAAGATGAAACAGGAACCATTCAATTATATTTAGATAAAACTTGTATTCAAACTCACATGAATGAATTGCCTAATGCCTTTGAAAATGTCAAAAAATTAACTGATACAGGAGATATTTTAGGAGTCAAAGGAACCATTAAAAGAACTGAAAAAGGAGAACTTTCGGTTAAGGTTAGAGACTATACAATTTTAACCAAATCCTTATTACCTTTACCGGATAAATGGCACGGTTTAACCGACACAGAAAAACGCTATCGTCAACGTTATGTAGACTTAATTGTTAATCCTCAAGTACGACAAACTTTTCGTCGTCGGGCTGAGATTACGGCTTCCATTCGTCGTTATTTAGATAACCAAGGATTTATTGAAATAGAAACCCCAGTGTTACAAACAGAAGCTGGAGGAGCAGAAGCTCGTCCATTCATTACTTATCATAACACTTTAGAGATGGATTTATATCTGAGAATTGCCACAGAATTACATCTAAAAAGATTAATTGTAGGGGGATTTGAAAAAGTATTTGAGATGGGTCGAATTTTCAGAAATGAAGGGGTTTCTACCAAACATAATCCTGAATTTACCTCCATTGAATTATATCAAGCTTATGCCGATTATAATGATATGATGGAGTTAACTGAAAATCTAATTACAACTGCAGCAAAAGAGGTATTAGGAACCTTAAAAATTACTTATCAAGAGGTTGATATTGATTTATCGACTCCTTGGCGACGGGTAACAATGCAGGACATTGTTAAAGAAAAAAGTGGCTTAGATTTTACAGAATTTACTACTTTTGAAGAAGCAAAAAAAGCAGCTAAAAAAGCTGGATTAGAAATTCCTGATAGCTGTAAAACTATGGGAAAATTACTCAATGAAGCCTTTGAGCAAACTGTTGAAGAAACCTTAATTCAGCCTACATTTATTACAGATTTTCCGGTTGAAATTTCTCCTTTAGCGAAACCTCATCGGAGTAAAAAAGGATTAGTAGAACGCTTTGAATTATATGTTGTGGGACGAGAATTAGCTAATAGTTTTTCTGAGTTAACTGATCCCATTGATCAACGACAAAGATTAGAAGAACAAGCCGCACAAAAAGCGGCTGGAGATTTAGAAGCCCATAGCGTTGATGAAGATTTTTTAACCGCTTTAGAATATGGAATGCCTCCCACTGGAGGTTTAGGAATTGGCATTGATCGCTTAGTTATGTTATTAACTGATTCTGCTAGTATTAGGGATGTTATTGCCTTTCCTTTGTTAAAAAATCAGAGTGCGGCAGTTAAATCTTTTGACTATGATGCAGAAAAAAAAGTTCTGAGGGTTGAGTTTACTAATGGGAGTATTTATCAATATCATGATGTACCGAAATTGGTGTATCAAGAGTTAGAAAAGTCACCCTCAAAAGGTCAATATTTTAATGCTCAGATTCGAGACAAATTTGGTTTTGATCGTGAAGTATAA
- the psaK gene encoding photosystem I reaction center subunit PsaK: MLSNLVLLTHSSIPTTASWNLSVCIIMIFANLFAFIIGYFAIQNTGAGPDLPLPQLAAKKQFGLPELLATGSFGHILGAGIILGLSSSGIL; this comes from the coding sequence ATGTTATCAAATTTAGTGCTTCTGACTCACTCCTCTATTCCTACTACCGCAAGTTGGAATTTGTCTGTCTGTATTATTATGATTTTTGCTAACCTTTTCGCTTTTATCATTGGTTATTTTGCTATCCAAAATACGGGTGCGGGACCAGATTTACCTCTGCCTCAGTTAGCGGCAAAAAAACAATTCGGACTGCCTGAACTCCTAGCTACTGGTAGCTTTGGCCATATTTTAGGCGCAGGAATTATTTTAGGTTTATCGAGTTCTGGTATTCTTTAA
- a CDS encoding phosphoribosylanthranilate isomerase — translation MRIKICGITKPEQGQEIADLGATALGFICVPSSPRYVTQRQIQTIVKQISLKVDLIGVFAGANLTQIREIVPKTGLTAVQLHGNESPEFCRHLKQALPHIELIKAFRVKNAEVLIQISPYFNWVDTLLLDAYHPQQLGGTGYTLNWESLTGFNPPIPWFLAGGLTPDNVIDALTQLHPTGIDLSSGVERSPGDKNLTKVRRLFEILAEIDAK, via the coding sequence ATGCGGATTAAAATTTGTGGTATCACGAAACCAGAACAAGGACAAGAGATTGCCGATTTAGGGGCGACTGCGTTAGGATTTATTTGTGTCCCCTCATCTCCTCGTTATGTTACCCAAAGGCAAATTCAAACTATAGTTAAGCAAATTTCCCTTAAGGTTGACTTAATTGGGGTATTTGCTGGGGCGAATTTGACTCAAATTAGGGAAATTGTCCCTAAAACCGGATTAACTGCTGTGCAACTTCATGGGAATGAGTCCCCCGAATTTTGTCGTCATCTTAAACAAGCATTGCCTCATATTGAATTAATTAAGGCCTTTAGAGTAAAAAATGCTGAAGTTTTAATACAAATATCCCCTTATTTTAACTGGGTAGATACCTTACTTTTAGATGCTTATCATCCCCAACAATTAGGAGGAACAGGTTATACTTTAAATTGGGAAAGTTTAACTGGGTTTAATCCTCCTATTCCTTGGTTTTTAGCGGGGGGTTTAACTCCTGATAATGTTATAGATGCGTTAACCCAATTACATCCTACCGGAATTGATTTGTCGAGTGGGGTTGAGCGATCGCCAGGGGATAAAAATTTAACAAAAGTAAGACGATTATTTGAGATTTTAGCCGAGATAGACGCAAAATGA